The Hyperolius riggenbachi isolate aHypRig1 chromosome 3, aHypRig1.pri, whole genome shotgun sequence genome window below encodes:
- the TCIM gene encoding transcriptional and immune response regulator, with the protein MSTSLRVSPSVHGYHFDTVNRKRATGNIFEGVDQDSLQRLFKKTGDKKAEDRARIIFCIDQDDEEKARALLSLKQRTRDKIRQFLKLRKLPIKVL; encoded by the coding sequence ATGTCCACCTCCCTGAGAGTCAGCCCATCTGTCCATGGCTACCACTTCGACACTGTCAACCGCAAGAGAGCCACTGGCAATATCTTTGAAGGAGTGGACCAGGACTCTCTGCAGAGGCTTTTTAAAAAGACAGGTGACAAGAAAGCTGAGGACAGAGCCAGGATCATCTTCTGCATCGACCAAGACGATGAGGAGAAAGCCAGGGCTCTGCTGTCCCTCAAGCAGAGGACCAGAGACAAGATCCGACAGTTTCTCAAGCTCAGGAAGCTCCCCATCAAGGTCCTTTGA